The proteins below come from a single Stomoxys calcitrans chromosome 1, idStoCalc2.1, whole genome shotgun sequence genomic window:
- the LOC131997138 gene encoding uncharacterized protein LOC131997138 — translation MCHSEKLATIKQLKLCMNCFSKGHILKDCKSTFNCQKCNKRHNTLLHRNGSEEEIEPSGTQELQSTSNTESETPIQSCFATNSKSVLLGTAIVHIVYNGEISKARALLDSGSEASFISERMFNMLKLPSRRTAAHVSGLNETVSARSRKVCSLKLSSPVDCNFSLDVSAFVIPKLTSCLPTFSASKEMFSKLPEIHLADPDFYRSSYVDILIGADVFPIVMLQGVINPVCGTLMAQETRFGWILTGPIQTESISVFQTTVLMANEAALDQQILRFWEMEDIPKGTYMSESDRYCEVNFCRTTRRDSSGRFVVTLPFKPEYPTEIRLGESRKIALAQYIRNENRLSRDPQLKRQYDDVLLEYIQLGHMKEVSSISESPEVQIHYLPHHAVVRPDSVTTKVRVVFNASNPTSNGLSLNDILHPGPPLQRDLCILLLQWRLYKIVFSSDIEKMYRQICVDPKHIPFQRILFRKSPQEDVQEFELQTVTFGVICAPFLALRTIQQLASDVKDLYPLPSGVLNSSMYVDDVLGGSHDINSAVECQKQLIDALNSAGFSLRKWVSNSKDFLQFIPKSNLLSNEFLEFEDSSKAKMLGTFYENYPKIENIQIPRWVCYTPESDIQLHGFCDASEKAYAASLYLRVTTPNGDIITHLLISKSRVAPLKTISIPRLELCGALLLAQAIESVSGSIPSCKVFCWTDSMIVLAWLKKPPFLWKTFVANRVSKIAAVVPADNWAHVQSGDNPADLASRGAFPQDLFQNDLWWYGPFWLRLPSSLWPIQMSGDVDGTKLEAKIIHSHFAYFQKYEDLLDRFSSLGRALRVMAFVYRFIARCRISRSGQTIPNSGPLTNAEIQNVQSQFVILAQKVIYPREYRALSNGDKISVSSPLCNLNPFLDVNGLMRISSRIVSSECLSYSERFPIIVPYKCTFSVLLVKFIHSVTLHGGNSLMLRMLRLQFWIPKAKILIKACIHRCKICVISKHKLQTQLMGTLPRERTTLSRPFTNTGIDFAGPFDIKNYAARSCTITKGYVCLFVCFATRAIHLELTSSLTTPEFLAAFHRFVSRRGCPSKLFSDNGKTFVGASKEIARDFFQNSRDMTLSQFSHQCLTWHFIPPGAPHMGGLWEAGVKSFKIHFRKLAGAHKFTFEEFTTILSRIEACLNSRPISPMSENPDDLIALTPGHFLIGGPLLSPAEPNEIETNLSILNRWRRVVALSQQFSIRWKHEYLKELHKRIKWKRPQPNIEVGAMVVVRDDCLPPNEWKLGRISKIYHGKDNLVRVVDIVTQKGTITRPLYAVHKIASQSQSF, via the exons ATGTGCCATTCGGAAAAGCTTGCTACGATTAAGCAGTTGAAACTATGCATGAATTGCTTTTCCAAAGGACATATTTTGAAGGATTGCAAGAGCACTTTTAATTGCCAAAAATGCAATAAGAGGCACAATACTCTTTTACATCGGAATGGTAGCGAGGAGGAGATTGAACCTTCTGGAACCCAAGAACTACAGTCCACTTCAAATACCGAGTCTGAGACTCCAATTCAGTCCTGTTTTGCGACGAATTCTAAGTCCGTGCTTCTGGGAACGGCAATTGTTCATATAGTTTATAATGGTGAAATATCCAAGGCCAGAGCTTTACTTGATTCAGGATCGGAGGCGTCGTTCATATCCGAACGTATGTTCAATATGTTGAAGCTTCCATCCCGACGTACCGCTGCTCATGTTTCCGGCCTCAACGAGACCGTCTCCGCCAGGTCTCGAAAGGTGTGTTCGCTTAAACTCAGTTCCCCGGTTGATTGCAACTTTTCTTTAGATGTTTCCGCTTTCGTAATTCCAAAACTTACTTCGTGTTTGCCTACGTTTTCAGCTTCCAAAGAAATGTTTTCGAAATTACCAGAAATCCATCTGGCAGATCCCGATTTTTATCGATCGTCTTATGTTGACATTCTGATAGGGGCAGACGTCTTTCCGATTGTAATGCTTCAAGGGGTTATTAACCCTGTATGTGGTACTCTTATGGCCCAAGAAACGAGATTTGGTTGGATCTTAACGGGTCCAATCCAAACTGAGTCCATTTCTGTTTTTCAAACCACAGTCTTAATGGCGAACGAAGCTGCCTTGGATCAGCaaattttaaggttttgggaaatGGAGGACATTCCCAAGGGGACTTATATGTCCGAGTCTGATAGATATTGCGAGGTGAATTTCTGTAGGACAACAAGACGAGATAGCTCTGGTAGATTTGTTGTAACGCTCCCTTTTAAGCCAGAATATCCGACCGAAATTCGACTTGGCGAGTCTAGAAAGATAGCACTGGCACAATACATTCGCAATGAAAATAGACTATCAAGAGACCCTCAACTTAAAAGGCAGTATGATGACGTTTTGTTAGAGTATATCCAACTAGGGCACATGAAGGAAGTTTCATCCATTTCCGAATCTCCAGAAGTCCAAATCCATTATTTGCCCCATCATGCCGTTGTTCGTCCTGACAGCGTTACGACCAAGGTCCGTGTTGTTTTCAACGCGTCCAACCCCACTTCCAACGGGTTAAGTTTAAATGACATCCTCCATCCAGGACCACCCTTGCAACGTGACCTTTGCATTCTATTGCTGCAATGGCGGCTATACAAAATCGTTTTCAGCAGCGACATTGAAAAAATGTATCGCCAAATTTGTGTAGATCCAAAACACATACCATTCCAAAGAATTCTGTTCCGGAAATCCCCCCAGGAGGATGTACAAGAATTCGAACTGCAGACAGTAACGTTTGGTGTAATTTGTGCACCATTTTTGGCCCTCCGTACTATTCAACAGTTGGCTTCCGATGTTAAGGATTTATATCCTTTGCCTAGCGGGGTGTTGAATTCTAGCATGTATGTTGATGATGTCCTCGGTGGAAGTCATGACATAAACTCCGCTGTTGAATGCCAAAAACAgttaattgacgcattgaactCTGCTGGCTTCTCCTTAAGGAAATGGGTGTCAAACTCCAAGGATTTCCTTCAATTCATTCCAAAATCAAACCTTCTTAGCAATGAATTCCTCGAGTTTGAGGATTCGAGTAAGGCGAAAATGTTAGGA ACTTTTTACGAGAATTATCCAAAAATTGAGAACATCCAGATTCCACGTTGGGTGTGTTATACGCCAGAGAGCGATATACAACTTCATGGATTCTGCGatgcctcagagaaggcatacGCTGCATCGCTCTATCTTCGGGTTACAACTCCCAATGGCGACATAATCACACATCTTTTAATCTCCAAATCTCGGGTAGCCCCGTTAAAAACGATATCTATTCCGAGGCTCGAGCTCTGTGGGGCATTGCTACTGGCACAAGCCATCGAATCTGTTTCAGGCTCTATTCCCAGCTGcaaagtgttttgctggacagattCGATGATCGTTTTGGCCTGGTTAAAGAAACCtccatttctatggaaaacgtTTGTCGCCAATCGCGTCTCGAAAATTGCTGCAGTCGTGCCTGCCGACAATTGGGCTCATGTCCAATCAGGCGATAACCCAGCTGATTTGGCTTCTCGTGGGGCTTTCCCTCAAGATTTATTTCAGAACGATCTGTGGTGGTATGGTCCATTTTGGCTAAGGCTACCTTCCAGCTTATGGCCAATTCAAATGTCAGGTGACGTCGATGGGACAAAGTTAGAAGCCAAAATCATTCATTCACATTTTGCTTATTTCCAAAAATATGAGGATCTATTGGATCGATTCTCATCACTCGGAAGAGCTCTTCGAGTGATGGCCTTTGTATATCGTTTTATTGCAAGGTGTAGAATATCCAGGAGTGGACAAACAATTCCCAACTCTGGACCTTTAACGAATGCTGAAATACAAAATGTTCAATCCCAATTTGTGATTTTAGCTCAGAAGGTTATTTATCCACGCGAGTATCGAGCTCTTTCCAATGGGGATAAAATTTCAGTATCTAGTCCACTTTGTAACTTGAACCCCTTTTTGGATGTTAATGGCCTCATGAGAATTTCTAGCCGTATTGTGAGCTCCGAGTGTCTATCGTACAGCGAACGTTTCCCCATAATAGTACCGTACAAATGCACATTCTCCGTGCTATTGGTGAAGTTCATTCATTCCGTTACACTTCACGGTGGAAACAGTTTGATGCTCCGTATGTTGCGCCTCCAATTTTGGATACCTAAAGCCAAAATCCTAATAAAAGCCTGCATACACAGATGTAAAATATGTGTAATTTCGAAACACAAACTTCAGACGCAGCTAATGGGAACACTTCCTCGGGAGCGTACTACGCTTAGTCGGCCCTTTACTAATACAGGAATCGACTTTGCGGGACCTTTCGACATCAAAAACTATGCGGCTAGGTCCTGCACCATTACTAAGGGCTACGTATGTCTATTTGTATGCTTTGCTACTCGAGCCATACATTTGGAATTGACAAGTTCGTTAACTACTCCAGAATTCCTAGCGGCCTTCCATCGGTTTGTCTCCCGTCGCGGCTGTCCATCCAAACTCTTTTCGGATAATGGGAAAACTTTTGTGGGAGCCTCCAAGGAAATTGCTAGAGACTTTTTCCAAAATTCTCGTGACATGACGTTGTCCCAGTTTTCTCACCAATGTTTGACATGGCATTTTATTCCACCAGGGGCCCCTCACATGGGCGGCCTATGGGAAGCTGGCGTAAAAAGTTTTAAGATCCATTTCCGAAAATTGGCTGGGGCTCACAAATTTACTTTCGAGGAATTTACAACTATACTTTCTCGGATAGAAGCTTGCCTTAATTCGAGGCCAATTTCCCCAATGTCCGAGAATCCAGACGATTTGATTGCCCTCACACCCGGCCATTTTCTTATCGGGGGTCCATTACTTTCTCCAGCCGAACCTAATGAGATAGAGACTAATCTTTCAATCCTCAACAGATGGCGACGAGTTGTAGCTCTTTCTCAGCAATTCAGTATTCGGTGGAAACACGAATACTTAAAAGAATTGCATAAACGTATAAAATGGAAAAGACCGCAGCCAAATATTGAGGTCGGCGCGATGGTCGTGGTAAGGGATGACTGCTTACCACCAAACGAGTGGAAATTAGGTAGAATTTCCAAAATTTATCACGGAAAAGACAATTTGGTTCGTGTTGTGGACATTGTCACGCAAAAGGGTACAATTACTAGACCTTTG TATGCCGTCCATAAAATCGCGTCTCAATCCCAATCCTTCTGA